Proteins encoded together in one Diabrotica undecimpunctata isolate CICGRU chromosome 3, icDiaUnde3, whole genome shotgun sequence window:
- the LOC140435465 gene encoding uncharacterized protein, producing the protein MYNEKEKLNYINDRIPDYINVYYNTILKREIENPNDYSIGDLPLVEESTTGPKLETKDEFEKVQVDENTRVNNLVDPNVCINRDIVGLEDQIERKYDRLGQNDTALFNQKQEKTDHLNTSNSQKCDSQKRRKSIVEIFYRDEQTYNLRRKELEMNDLLIDSEILNQKLRHDQKQIVEDLRNFQSKLCETLEKTKDLITESYESEEINSKLRKQSKELAKEVDELRKELIEKRLTTSNAKRELDNFEIALQRVSNAFDNKRNEAYSLMEKLSNLEDLLSNLQTNRKVFVYNEADKILRKYG; encoded by the exons ATGTACaacgaaaaagaaaaattaaattacatAAACGACCGGATACCGGATTATATTAATGTTTATTATAATACAATATTAAAACGCGAAATAGAAAATCCTAATGACTATTCTATAGGTGACTTGCCATTAGTAGAAGAATCAACAACTGGACCAAAACTAGAAACAAAAGATGAATTTGAAAAAGTACAAGTAGACGAAAATACACGCGTTAATAACCTAGTTGACCCAAATGTGTGCATTAATAGAGATATTGTTGGTCTCGAAGATCAGATTGAAAGAAAATACGACCGATTAGGTCAAAATGATACAGCATTATTTaatcaaaaacaagaaaaaactgATCATTTAAACACAAGCAACTCCCAGAAATGCGACTCGCAAAAACGAAGGAAAAGCATCGTGGAAATATTTTATAGAGATGAACAAACATATAACTTAAGACGAAAAGAACTGGAAATGAATGATCTTTTGATCGACTCAGAAATACTCAATCAAAAATTGCGACATGATCAGAAGCAGATTGTCGAAGACTTAAGGAATTTTCAGTCCAAGTTATGTGAAACTTTAGAGAAGACCAAAGATTTAATTACAGAAAGTTACGAAAGCGaagaaataaattcaaaattaagaaaacaatCAAAAGAATTAGCTAAAGAAGTAGATGAG CTACGAAAAGAGTTAATCGAAAAAAGACTTACCACCAGTAACGCCAAGAGGGAACTTGATAATTTTGAAATTGCTTTACAACGTGTCTCAAACGCGTTTGACAATAAAAGAAATGAAGCCTACAGTTTAATggaaaaattatcaaatttagaAGATCTGTTAAGTAATCTCCAAACTAATAGAAAAGTATTTGTGTACAATGAAGCagataaaatattaagaaaatatggttaa